Below is a genomic region from Pseudovibrio sp. M1P-2-3.
GCACACGACCATCTTCAAGAGCGACATAGAAGCAACTGGTCTTAATACTAAAAGAAATGTCCCTGACTGCTGCAGAAAAATCAAAAGACTTAATCTTCTGATTATCTTTAATTAAATAGCCCTTACCGCAAGTTGAACCGAGCAATGCTTCACTATTTTTTCCGAGCTCAATACGTTTGAAATATCCACCTTCCAATGAAAGCTTCTGTAAGACTTGAGCAGTTCCCACAACCACTGGCCCTTCAGACTGCAAACCAATTCTTAAGACCAGACCCTCCTCACCACATGCAATAATATCATCATTATGATTACAGCATGACCAAACGGCTGGAGGTGTCTGTTTAAACTCAGAAATTCTCTCTCCAGTATCACAGTTGAACTTAATGATTGATCCATCGCGAACCTGCACAAAAGCTATAGAGGGATCCGCCTCACTAAACTTCACCCATCTCGTCTTAAATGGAGCTTTAAATGCAACTTTTATTGGATTTAGGTTGGCCGGATCGATTTCATAGACGTTTCTATCAAAACTTGATGCCAGCAAGCGTCCACCTTTGCTCCTCGTAACATGTTCAAGGTCATCATTAGTAAACAGCTCTCCAAATTGACAATCCAATGCGAAAGTATCAGTCTTACGAACAACAACTCTGACTAGAAATCGCTGATCACACGCTGCAATAAACTCATCTGAACCAACCTCCTCAAACCAATGAAAAGTTTCAACGATCTTGTGAGGAGAAACAAATGTCTCAACATGACCATTGGCATAAACACCAATGCAGCCATTATTGGTTCCGAAAAGAGCATAACTACCACATGAAGAATACTTAGTTGTTATGATGTCATAGAAAGAAGCTCGACCAGAACTTAAAACGTTACCCTGAAAGTCCAACTCAACAATGGAAGAGTTACCCGTCCGAGTGATCAATTTCGCTTCAGTCGGATGAAGATCAACGGCTTGAGATGTCGAGTGAATAGGTTCGACATCGTCAATGCCTTCGAGGCGGATGTTTTTCCGAAAAATCTGACTGATGGAATTTTGATCTTCATACGATCCGAGAAAGATCTCACGGCCACCACCCATTGCAGCGATTAGTTTACGCGCAGGACAAATGGAAATTCCGTCGATCATTCCATCGTGAGCTGCAAACTCACCTTGAACATCAAGTTGCTCATTTAGTATCAAAATCTTGCCGTATCGAGTGCCTGCGAACAGCATCTTGGCTTGGCCATCATATGCAAATGAGTTAGCCGACTGGTAGAACATATCCGCCCCCAGGAAGAAAAGATTAAAGCCGAGAGTTTCCCCTCGGCTATATTCCATAAGTAAACAAAAAACTAAGTTTACTTCTCACCACGCACGCGGAGCTGCTTGTTTCCGCGAACACTATTCTTACCTGTACGCTTAGTAGTCTTTCTCAAGATAACCATGCTTATATCTCCTAATTAAAGCGTGAGTTACTAAGGAAATGTACTTATTAACTAAGTATACGTCAAACACAAAAGTGTTTAGATTAAATTTTCTAATTTTATAATTTGCTTTTTTACTTAATATATAAACAATTACTCTTCACAAAGATGAATAATGCATAAAAATTTATAACTAATTCAAAGTAAGATATCCTGATATTCTCCGAATCAGAATTACAAAAAGGCGACTAAAGCGGAGATAAGATGAAGCTTCTGATATTATTTTTTGCAAATTTCATAGCATCGATTGCGATGGGAATCTCACTCACAATTGTGCCTTGGGAACTCGCTCAAACCAGCGGTGGTGCAAAATTCTTAGCCTTTACGGCCACCTGGTCTACCGCAGTGTTAATATTTGTTTCCCCTATCGCCGGACGTTTAGTCGACAGCATATCACGACGCTATTCGCTAGTATTATGTGTTGTTATCATGGCAGTCGTTTTACAGCTAGCTGCTATCGCTTATGGTAGCCAAGTATTCAAGGTCATCAGTTTAAGCATTTTCTATTTCTGCTCTCAAATATTTTTCCTGTTTTTTTACAATGCATTAAGCGCATTCATACAAGAAATTTTCAAAGATACAGAACGTGGCAAAGTGAATGGTTGGATGCAGGCCGAGATGCAGGCCGCGACTTTCGTCGTCGGCCTTCTAATGATTTATTTAGTAAATGAAAGAGATTTCCAGCTTGCTCTTATGATAAATGGTGGCTTGCTGGTAATTGCTGCGATTTTACTCCGTTTAATTACATACACACAGAAAAAGAGAGCCGCGCGAGCAAAAACTTCTAAAGATGTCTATCGAGTGATATTTAGTCGGCTAGATCTAATTTTACTTGGCATTGGCGGTAACATTACCTTCGTCTGCGTAATGATGCTAAACATTATTCATCCAGTCTATTTCAACAATGTACTTAACCTAGAAATTGCAGCCTTAGCACAACTTTCCATATCTTTCGGTATAGGCGCGGGCTTGGGAGGTTTCTTTATTGGGAGGTTTGTTTCTGACACCTCCGC
It encodes:
- a CDS encoding WD40 repeat domain-containing protein, producing MFYQSANSFAYDGQAKMLFAGTRYGKILILNEQLDVQGEFAAHDGMIDGISICPARKLIAAMGGGREIFLGSYEDQNSISQIFRKNIRLEGIDDVEPIHSTSQAVDLHPTEAKLITRTGNSSIVELDFQGNVLSSGRASFYDIITTKYSSCGSYALFGTNNGCIGVYANGHVETFVSPHKIVETFHWFEEVGSDEFIAACDQRFLVRVVVRKTDTFALDCQFGELFTNDDLEHVTRSKGGRLLASSFDRNVYEIDPANLNPIKVAFKAPFKTRWVKFSEADPSIAFVQVRDGSIIKFNCDTGERISEFKQTPPAVWSCCNHNDDIIACGEEGLVLRIGLQSEGPVVVGTAQVLQKLSLEGGYFKRIELGKNSEALLGSTCGKGYLIKDNQKIKSFDFSAAVRDISFSIKTSCFYVALEDGRVLQLLNDKTIEIFRSSEPIWSIAVSPTGEILAVGERGGSIYLLDTNSHQVVEKTSGKLPKRMKWLSPDVLLVTHRSAIDKVYRDDGVWYHDVQFVNSEANTVEDFVVFGSYVVFINYANRIYLGDIVSGDVLDSCYYGAEHMKAINISKTGVVSIMGRGGTIKNYIIHSEQILPVGETNLALSEAENLQ
- a CDS encoding MFS transporter; the protein is MKLLILFFANFIASIAMGISLTIVPWELAQTSGGAKFLAFTATWSTAVLIFVSPIAGRLVDSISRRYSLVLCVVIMAVVLQLAAIAYGSQVFKVISLSIFYFCSQIFFLFFYNALSAFIQEIFKDTERGKVNGWMQAEMQAATFVVGLLMIYLVNERDFQLALMINGGLLVIAAILLRLITYTQKKRAARAKTSKDVYRVIFSRLDLILLGIGGNITFVCVMMLNIIHPVYFNNVLNLEIAALAQLSISFGIGAGLGGFFIGRFVSDTSALPIIKICLLVYSGSLLTICLNPQLVTILVLYGVMGATGSAIRVAFNTYVMSVIDTSIFGSYLGVISTLTYIQRTIFGLMLGLIISVFPNSNYYWFAFAIISFGALCILIASVTTSEQKLEMEY